The Theobroma cacao cultivar B97-61/B2 chromosome 1, Criollo_cocoa_genome_V2, whole genome shotgun sequence genome contains the following window.
TCCGACAagttttgtttcattttggACAAAACTGGATCCACTTccttattttttatagaaaaaacTAGTATCCATAACCAAGCTTGATTGATACCATACGTACTAGCAAACTAGAGAGATGAACATCTCAATTTGAATGAATTggaattgttttttattttccagaTGATCCTCATAACTAAAGCTAACTGTAATTTCCAATTTGTTAAAGAAATTGTGACTTGTCAATATCATAATAAAGCATGGTTATCAGAAACCCAACATTCTCTCCAGTTGCATTCAGAAGTTGGAACTGGCAAGCATGATCAAGATCTTGTCAACAGGAAAATCTTCAAcataaaaattccaaaaagcAACAGTTGAAAAGATAAGAAATCTACAGAACCATTTCAGCATATAGCAAGGATTGAAGCATAACATTGCGTGAAACAATCACAACAAGCTACTGAATACCATGCAAATTCTGTTCCTTTTTTAAGTTTCAAAGTTTACAGCACCCATCATCTTCTCCATCCTACATAATGAGTGAGAAAGTCCAACACCAGTAAAAGAGGCATCAGAAATTGGTTTTACAAAAGTGAAAACGTAGAGGAGCGAAGGTATTATATATCCATGACATCAATCTCCACGCAAGGAATGTGGGCTATCAAAGGCCAACATGCTCCTTTATCCTTTAAGCATTTTTGTCTTAAAAGTGAACATTCCCTGATACGAAATCTTCCAAGTGTTGCAGGCAAGCCTTCCCTTGGCAAGTATCTAAGCTTAGGACATTGGGCAACCTCAAAGTCTTCGAGTGAGGTCAAATTTTGGAGCCCCGTAGATAGGAATTCCAGATTATCAAGTCTTGCAATGAACAGAGAAACTAAAGTAGTAGGAAGTAGACAGTTTTTATCAGGAAACGAAACTATATCTGGTGCCCCAGCAATGCTTAAGTCTCTTAGATAGCTTAAAGAGTGTAAATTCCATTCCGACATGGGCTCCTTCAGATTTTTACAATCCCATATCTCAAGTAACAACAAATTAGGCGGAAAACCCCCCTTTGGAAGGCACATGAGATTGGGACAGTCACAAATTGTTAGACATTGAAGTGCAGTGAGGTTTTGCATCTGATTGGGCAAATACTTGAGATTGATGCAATTGAAAATGTCCAATTCTCTCAGCTTGGGAAATGGAAGGACTGTCACCGGGAAGGATTCCAAAGATGGACAGTAACCTATACTTAATTCCTTCAGACATGTGAGACTGCATAGGCATTTAGGCAATCTTGTCAGATTTTTATTGTTCCATATGCTAATATATTCAAGTGAAGCACCGTTGTGAAGTGTCCGGTCAAAAATAGGGTCCAACTGCAAGCAATCTGAAATCTTAAGGACCTTAAGGCTGGTAGGTAATTTACCTTCAGGAAAGGAAATGAGAGAAGAGCAATCAACAATCTCCAAATTCTCAAGAAGAGGCATGTTGCTTGTGCTATTTTCAGTCTGCATCATCCCCTCAGGTAAAGACTGTAAATCATTACAATCTCGGATTTTCAGCTTTCTAAGCGAGGTGGGAAACAACCTCGGAAAAGATGTGAGAGGACACCCTTCAATCTCCAACTCTTCAAAACACTCATTGCTTTTGCAACTAGACATCATCATCCAATCAGGTAGGTACTTCAGTGCTGAACAATTTTTGAGCTTAAGAACTCTAAGTGTGGGCGGCAAACCTGTCCCTGCAAAGGAGACAAGTTTCGGACAGGACTCAATGTGCAAATTTTTGAGAGACATGAGCCCTTGAAGACCACAAGGCAACTTCTCCCAGTTACCACAATTCGTGTCTCCAAAGCTGCAAGGTAGATCCTTCTCATTTTCTGCAAATGATGGAAATTGAGAACAACCTTCAATTTTCAAGCACTCAAGACAAGTAATATTGTGTAATCCAGCTCCCTTATGCCACAAGAACATAGTCCGCTGCAATTAGAAAAAACAAGAGTTTTAAGTGCACCTGAAAACAGTACAATCCCATGTGGCAAACGCATAATCTCTGGCATCTTGCTGATTCTCAATGTTGTTAGGGAGGTGAGGTAGAGCATGCCTGTCAGCACCTTCTCATTGCAAGCTTCAATACTTAATTCACAAAGTGATGGGAGACCTGTAGATAAACCTTCCAAAATTGGGCAATTCCTAACAGTAAGCttcaaaagggaaaaaagaaagctgGGTAACTTCCCAATCAACTTAGGACAATCCTCTATTAATAGTTCATGGAGTTGAGGAAATTCTTTCCCTGCATCTCCATTAGCTCTATGGGGAGAAAACCAGTTTTCCCACTGCAACATATGCTGAAACCATAAAATCTCTAAGGACGGAAAAGgcttaaaagaaataaaggcATTTCCATAAAACTCAAAATCTACATTTTGGACTTCATTCATGCCTTCTATGCATAATCTTTTCAGTGAGGGTAATGTCCCGAGTGATGGAAGTGACTTACTTTTTCTGCAATTATGGAGGTTTATGGTAACCATGCTAGCCCATGAAGAATCACCTAACCAAGATGGAAAACTTTTACCACCATAGAATGAAATTCTAAGCCTCTTCAGATTTTTATGCGGCTGCAGCATGTCCAAAACATGCATTTTATCTTCATCATTTTGGGAATCAAAAGAATTGCACCTCCATTGCAAATCTAGCCCATCAAGGCTGTTTTTATCCTTCAGAATAGCATTTTTAGCATCTTCAGTGCCCACCAAATTTTCCAACCCCACAATCGAAAGTTCCCCTCGCAGTTGCGACAAGCCCTTCAATCCTCTAACGCCCTTGTTCTTTCCCACAATGAATTTGGGCAGAATCTGAAGCTTTGCTAAATTCCCAATCCCCTGTGGCATCTCTTGTAATTTATCAGTATCAGTAAGATCAAGAACATGAAGGTTAATTAGATTAACAATGTCTTGTGGCAACTTAGTAAGTTCCTTGCACCCATGAAGTATCAATGATTGTAAGTTGAAGAGAGAACCCACAGATTCAGGTAATGATTTAATTCTAGCATGAGATAAGTTTAGGTACCGTAAATGCTTCAATTGATCAATTGAATATGGGAGTTCGTCAATGCAATAACCACTCAAACTGAGTACTCTTAAGCATCTTAATCCTGGAAGCAATAGGTGTAAGACATGGCTACTTAAGTAGCAACCAGCTGCCCAAGAAGATGTATAAATTGGCAATGATATAAAAGTTCGCAGGTTCTTCATTTTATGAAGATAGAAggcttcaaatctttttgAAACATCATATTGCTGACGAATGAATGACAAATGGCGAATCTTTTCAGTACTTCCATTGCATTTCACATCCTCAAATGTACCTGCAGTGTTAAAGCATAGCTCCCCACAAACAGATTGAGCTAGATCATTTATGAGATCATGCATCACAAATCTTGTTTCATTACTACTTGACTGTTGGAAAAATGATCTTGACAGTAAGTCATGAAAATATTCAAGACCCAAATCCTCCATCTTTTTTGGTCCTTTAGGCTGTTGCAAGAAACCTTCTGCCATCCATAGTCGAACTAACTCATCCTTGTCAAATTCATAGACTTTTGGAAATATGGCACAATAAGTAAAGCATTGCTTCAAGTGGGAAGGAAGGTGATGGTAGCTCAGCCTCAGAGCTGGAACAATTCCACTCCTATCTTCTGGTAAATCCCATATCTTGCTATTTAGTATGTCTTTCCACTCACCAGGATCTAGTCTGTTGCGTAGGAGACCTCCCAGGGCCTTACCCGCTAGAGGCAAACCATTGCACCTTCGTACTATTTCTTCAGCAATTTCTTTTAGATTAGGATACCCACCAAACCCTCTTGATCCAAGAGCATGCCAGGTGAACAAAGACAAACAATCATCATTTGACAATACCTGCAAATGGTATGACCCACAAGTAGACATTATGGATGCAACACCTTCACTTCGAGTTGTCACCAGTATCTTACTTCCAATTGCACCGGCTGCGAAGGGTCTGCTGAAAAGATCCCATTGCTCGTAATTCTCATTCCAAATGTCATCTAAAACAATCAAGAACTTCTTTCCACATAGTTTATCCTTTAGCCTCAATTGGAGCAAATTTAAATCCTTCAAATTGCAACTCTCTAAAGTAACAGCCTGCAGCATTGTCTTTGTCACTCTAACACCATCGAATTCCTCAGAAACACAAATCCAAACTCTCAATTCAAACCAACTTTCAACTCTGGCATCATTGTAAACTAACTGAGCAAGAGTAGTTTTGCCCACTCCCCCCATACCAACAATTGGAACCACACCAATTCGACCGACACCCACTGCACCACTATCCACCAACAACTCAACAATAGCTTGTTTATCTCTGTCCCTCCCATAAATATGAGATTCATTAACAAGAGAAGTGGTGGGCAGTCTCCGTAGCACTTTCTGACGCCTTTCCCCAGCATCCTCCACTAAATTGACATCATTCTTCAATGCAGCTATGTACTGCAATCTACCAGTAATTTCCTCTATTTTGGACCCAATTTTGCTGCTAAACTTGATTACACTTGGACTGAAACAAGTTGGGATGAATTTCCATACCTTAGAGGTGGCCATCGATGACCCAGGCTCCGCCATCAATTCCCGCCGCAAAGCCTCAGTGGCTAGTTCATCGATGACATCATCAGCATCGTACGCAACGTCTTTCAAATCGCTGAGCCAATGTTTTACTGCAGGACTCGTCGTTTGCTTCTCTTCCGCATCGGCAAGCAACGCGTTGATTTGGCGCAACAGCTTCTCCAACTTTTTCAGCTGAGTTAACAGCTGCTCTTGCCTTGCGAACCTCATCAAGTCAGGAGATGACAATTTGTCAAGAAGGTAATGAAACAGAGAACCGAGAATGGAGTCCATGACACTACCGGCCGCACCTTCCATCGCGAAGAAAATACACTGatacaaagaaaacaaaattagttCTTTTGATTCGTTTTCGCTGTTCTCTGAAACCCCAAAATAGAACATGACGGTTGCAGCTATCCCATGCTTTCCAGAATCTACCATGAATGCAGATGACAAATTCACCATAACCCAACATTTGTTTCAATGGGAACGAAAACAAAATGCAATCAGATGATCAAAAATTACTGAAAACTGATTAGTAAATCAGTAGCAGTATAACAAGAACTTGCCTGAATCGGTCGCACAACTGCCCCTTCAAAcgagaagtgaaaaaattcaGACAATACTCTCGATGTGGAATGAAACCAGAGACGACAAACATTTCCGTGGCTTTAAGCCCCCCACTACGACCCCACATTTCGCCGCAGGATTGTGTTACACGATTACGCGTGTCATCTCGCACAAGCTTTTCATGGGGTCCcgtcctttttccttttctggtCAGATACCTTGACCTCCACCTTTAACCACTCCTGTAAATATGGGTTACTCGTCGTACGAGGACAACGTTACGTGCGTAAAGTCCTAGACATTGCTATAGTAACTTTGACGGTCCCTTTGAAACCATCCTAATGTCTATCCGTCGCTACCTTGCTGGTGCAATATTCTTTTGTACGGGTCCACACTGGACGAGCGTACCCTTTAGCACCGATTGTAATTACGTAAATTGATGATGATCATGTGATATCATAATTCACtatgatataatatattaatatattataattaataataatataatatattaatttaatataataatataattatgatttttttatattagttttatgtcaatattatatgataaaaaatatttttactgatgataattaattaattattaattacataaatttatttaatttaaaatttaaaaaatatatttaaataatttaagaacttatttgaatattatacCTTAATAATCTCATTTACATTTGATATAGGATATGATATCATAATATtatctttatattatattttaatataaaataaatcaaaacaaaattttaattttaatttttgtaaaaatcaaataaagaaaaacttttaaaatcgAAAAGAATAGTGTTAATacactatttctttttttttaaccttgtttttgtctaaaaaaattaaagaaatagcAAAATATACTCTTTCTTAAGGGCAATGTTGTGtaagaaactaaaattaattattatttaagcgtctttatgtattttatttatttatctctttaataaatatatatttcttataatgaattatatttaaatatccaTGTCAAGAAAAGATGACGatcaaattttgttcaataataagtgcatatattttatatttaaataattaaatttgaattctttttaaatatgtcatgattatcaaaatttatcaacaaaaataatttggGCTTTTGAGACCAAACCTGTTCAGAGTGATTGGGCTTTAGAAGTCCAATTTCTGAACAAAATGGGCTTCTCGAGTCTCCAAACCCGACTCATTTTACAGTTGTTTGATGGATACGTCATCTGCTTTGGCCTTTCGCTGGTGCTGAACAGCATGCAAAGCATCCTTAATCCTTATCTTGAATGTAATAATAGCACCAAGAAGTGGCTGTCAATGGGCCATGGCGGCGCTCGTTTCTTCATGCCCagaaaatcatatttaaatctaaaattttgaagttcCCAGAtggaaaaaagagaagaaatgtcCTTGATTATTAGCCACATGATGATAATTAGTCACCCGTAATCAATTTCAATTGAATGAATcgaaaatcaattaatttgatctCATTTGTTCGATTTCGGTTTTAATCGAATTTATCGGTTCAAAATTGATAATTGATTCAATAGAATtaatattgataatttatattatattatatgatatgatattatattctattttattttattatattatatatgtataattgttgaaaaataataataattaaaaaaattaaattatttttaaaaatttaaataaatttttattttttattatgttcaactaaatttttatatttttattttaaattatttaaatttttatatttttattttgattcaaataaattttcataactAATAGTTAATTTTGTCAAAACGTTACTTGTCGTTTTATGTCATATAATATTGATGTGACATATCGATatgttttaataaataataatgtgatattttttatttttcatattaacaTCACAATAGTGTCAAGTAAATCAATTGtagaatcaaaattttgtatCAAAAGTAGTTAAAAAGTAATCGGATAATCATATCAtatatttctaattttattatataataattaaaaaattgagagTAATTCTTAAGATTCAAGTGAGGAtgacataaaatgataaataatattttaattaataataattaattaattattaataatttatttaatttaaaataaaaatataaaaacttaattgaatttataaaaaatgattaatttaaatttttttaaaataatttgagaaaatttttgagaatgTATAATGTCAATGATAAATCTCATGAAtcataaatataaattgatttccattattttaatattgaaaatataatttgttaatttaatttttaaatttttaaattcgaACCGACAGTCAACACTCGCACGGACTCACCTCGTGTTATAATTGACAAGGAAATGGCAAAAAGNNNNNNNNNNNNNNNNNNNNNNNNNNNNNNNNNNNNNNNNNNNNNNNNNNNNNNNNNNNNNNNNNNNNNNNNNNNNNNNNNNNNNNNNNNNNNNNNNNNNNNNNNNNNNNNNNNNNNNNNNNNNNNNNNNNNNNNNNNNNNNNNNNNNNNNNNNNNNNNNNNNNNNNNNNNNNNNNNNNNNNNNNNNNNNNNNNNNNNNNNNNNNNNNNNNNNNNNNNNNNNNNNNNNNNNNNNNNNNNNNNNNNNNNNNNNNNNNNNNNNNNNNNNNNNNNNNNNNNNNNNNNNNNNNNNNNNNNNNNNNNNNNNNNNNNNNNNNNNNNNNNNNNNNNNNNNNNNNNNNNNNNNNNNN
Protein-coding sequences here:
- the LOC18614576 gene encoding putative disease resistance RPP13-like protein 1, translated to MEGAAGSVMDSILGSLFHYLLDKLSSPDLMRFARQEQLLTQLKKLEKLLRQINALLADAEEKQTTSPAVKHWLSDLKDVAYDADDVIDELATEALRRELMAEPGSSMATSKVWKFIPTCFSPSVIKFSSKIGSKIEEITGRLQYIAALKNDVNLVEDAGERRQKVLRRLPTTSLVNESHIYGRDRDKQAIVELLVDSGAVGVGRIGVVPIVGMGGVGKTTLAQLVYNDARVESWFELRVWICVSEEFDGVRVTKTMLQAVTLESCNLKDLNLLQLRLKDKLCGKKFLIVLDDIWNENYEQWDLFSRPFAAGAIGSKILVTTRSEGVASIMSTCGSYHLQVLSNDDCLSLFTWHALGSRGFGGYPNLKEIAEEIVRRCNGLPLAGKALGGLLRNRLDPGEWKDILNSKIWDLPEDRSGIVPALRLSYHHLPSHLKQCFTYCAIFPKVYEFDKDELVRLWMAEGFLQQPKGPKKMEDLGLEYFHDLLSRSFFQQSSSNETRFVMHDLINDLAQSVCGELCFNTAGTFEDVKCNGSTEKIRHLSFIRQQYDVSKRFEAFYLHKMKNLRTFISLPIYTSSWAAGCYLSSHVLHLLLPGLRCLRVLSLSGYCIDELPYSIDQLKHLRYLNLSHARIKSLPESVGSLFNLQSLILHGCKELTKLPQDIVNLINLHVLDLTDTDKLQEMPQGIGNLAKLQILPKFIVGKNKGVRGLKGLSQLRGELSIVGLENLVGTEDAKNAILKDKNSLDGLDLQWRCNSFDSQNDEDKMHVLDMLQPHKNLKRLRISFYGGKSFPSWLGDSSWASMVTINLHNCRKSKSLPSLGTLPSLKRLCIEGMNEVQNVDFEFYGNAFISFKPFPSLEILWFQHMLQWENWFSPHRANGDAGKEFPQLHELLIEDCPKLIGKLPSFLFSLLKLTVRNCPILEGLSTGLPSLCELSIEACNEKVLTGMLYLTSLTTLRISKMPEIMRLPHGIVLFSENEKDLPCSFGDTNCGNWEKLPCGLQGLMSLKNLHIESCPKLVSFAGTGLPPTLRVLKLKNCSALKYLPDWMMMSSCKSNECFEELEIEGCPLTSFPRLFPTSLRKLKIRDCNDLQSLPEGMMQTENSTSNMPLLENLEIVDCSSLISFPEGKLPTSLKVLKISDCLQLDPIFDRTLHNGASLEYISIWNNKNLTRLPKCLCSLTCLKELSIGYCPSLESFPVTVLPFPKLRELDIFNCINLKYLPNQMQNLTALQCLTICDCPNLMCLPKGGFPPNLLLLEIWDCKNLKEPMSEWNLHSLSYLRDLSIAGAPDIVSFPDKNCLLPTTLVSLFIARLDNLEFLSTGLQNLTSLEDFEVAQCPKLRYLPREGLPATLGRFRIRECSLLRQKCLKDKGACWPLIAHIPCVEIDVMDI